From the genome of Delphinus delphis chromosome 8, mDelDel1.2, whole genome shotgun sequence, one region includes:
- the HINFP gene encoding histone H4 transcription factor: protein MPPPGKVPRKENLGLQCEWGSCSFVCSAMEEFCEHVTQHLQQHLQGSGEEEEEEEEEEEEDPLEEEFSCLWQECGFCSLDSSADLVRHVYFHCYHTKLKQCGLQALQSQADLSPCVLDFQSRNLIPDIPDHFLCLWEHCESSFDNPEWFYRHVEAHSLCCEYQAVGKDNHVVLCGWKGCTCTFKDRFKLREHLRSHTQEKVVACPTCGGMFANNTKFLDHIRRQTSLDQQHFQCSHCSKRFATERLLRDHMRNHVNHYKCPLCDMTCPLPSSLRNHMRFRHSEDRPFKCDYCDYSCKNLIDLRKHLDTHSKEPAYRCDFENCTFSARSLCSIKSHYRKVHEGDSEPRYRCHVCDKCFTRGNNLTVHLRKKHQFKWPSGHPRFRYKEHEDGYMRLQLVRYESVELTQQLLRQPPEGSGLGASLNESSLQGIILETVPGEPGPQEEAEEEEEGGGGEGTALSASQDTSSSVIHVVNQTSAQGEREIVYYVLSEAPGEPPPASEPRSGGVMEELQGVAEEPQVQIV from the exons ATGCCGCCCCCTGGGAAAGTTCCTCGGAAGGAGAACCTGGGGCTACAGTGTGAGTGGGGGTCCTGCTCCTTTGTGTGCTCAGCCATGGAGGAGTTCTGCGAGCACGTCACTCAGCACCTGCAGCAGCACCTGCAGGGCtccggggaggaggaggaggaggaggaggaggaggaggaggaggacccGCTGG AGGAAGAATTCTCCTGCTTGTGGCAGGAGTGCGGCTTTTGTTCTCTGGACAGTTCTGCTGATCTTGTGCGCCATGTCTACTTCCACTGCTACCACACCAAGCTGAAACAGTGCGGGCTGCAGGCCCTGCAGAGCCAGGCCGACCTCAGCCCCTGCGTCCTGGACTTCCAGAGCCGCAACCTCATCCCTGACATCCCTGACCACTTCCTGTGTCTGTGGGAACACTGTGAG agctccttcGACAATCCCGAGTGGTTCTATCGGCATGTGGAAGCGCACAGCCTGTGCTGTGAATACCAGGCAGTCGGCAAGGACAACCACGTGGTGCTGTGTGGCTGGAAAG GCTGTACGTGCACCTTCAAGGACCGCTTTAAGCTTCGAGAGCACCTCCGTAGCCATACCCAGGAGAAGGTGGTGGCCTGCCCCACCTGCGGGGGCATGTTTGCCAACAACACCAAGTTCTTAGATCACATCCGTCGCCAGACCTCGTTGGATC AGCAACACTTCCAGTGCTCTCACTGTTCCAAGAGAtttgccacggagcggctgctgCGGGACCACATGCGTAACCATG TGAACCACTACAAGTGCCCTCTGTGCGACATGACCTGCCCACTGCCATCCTCCCTCCGAAACCACATGCGCTTTCGCCACAGCGAGGACCGACCCTTTAAATGTGACTATTGTGACTACAG CTGCAAGAATCTGATCGACCTCCGGAAGCACCTGGATACCCATAGCAAGGAGCCAGCCTACAGGTGTGATTTCGAGAACTGCACCTTCAGTGCCCGGTCGCTCTGCTCTATCAAGTCCCATTACCGAAAAGTGCATGAA ggAGACTCAGAGCCGAGATACAGATGCCATGTGTGTGACAAATGCTTCACGAGGGGCAACAACCTCACCGTGCACCTTCGCAAGAAACATCAGTTCAAGTGGCCCTCAGGGCACCCCCGTTTTCG GTACAAGGAGCATGAAGACGGCTACATGCGGCTGCAGCTGGTTCGCTATGAGAGTGTAGAGCTGACACAGCAATTGCTGCGGCAGCCACCAGAGGGATCGGGCCTGGGAGCATCACTGAATGAGAGCAGCCTGCAGGGCATCATTCTAGAAACAGTGCCAGGGGAGCCAGGACCCCAGGAAGAGgctgaagaggaagaggaaggtgggggtggtgaggggaCAGCCCTCTCGGCCTCTCAGGACACTTCTAGCTCTGTCATCCACGTGGTGAATCAGACCAGCGCCCAAGGTGAGCGAGAGATTGTCTACTATGTGCTGTCTGAAGCCCCGGGAGAGCCACCTCCAGCCTCTGAGCCCCGCTCCGGGGGCGTCATGGAAGAGCTTCAGGGAGTAGCTGAGGAGCCACAAGTCCAGATAGTGTGA